In Ectothiorhodospira sp. BSL-9, a single window of DNA contains:
- the ccoS gene encoding cbb3-type cytochrome oxidase assembly protein CcoS: MNILYLLIPLGIIFMAVILAAFLWTVRAGQYDDMEGPAHRILMDDDDPRIPRRDPASREQHEEDR, from the coding sequence ATGAACATTCTGTATCTGCTGATCCCCTTGGGGATCATCTTCATGGCAGTGATCCTGGCAGCCTTCCTGTGGACGGTGCGCGCCGGGCAGTACGACGACATGGAGGGTCCGGCCCACCGGATCCTCATGGATGACGATGATCCCAGGATCCCGCGTCGGGATCCGGCATCGCGAGAACAGCACGAGGAGGACAGGTGA